The following are encoded in a window of Nitrososphaerota archaeon genomic DNA:
- a CDS encoding DNA-directed RNA polymerase subunit N, with translation MFPIRCFSCGSLIADKWEEYKRRVDAGEEPGKVLDNLGIKRYCCRRMFLSHVEVFEEEVVRFSYQFGKGVKKIGETNNY, from the coding sequence ATGTTTCCAATTAGATGTTTTTCATGTGGTTCATTAATAGCTGATAAATGGGAAGAGTATAAAAGAAGAGTTGATGCAGGAGAAGAACCTGGCAAAGTATTAGATAATTTAGGAATAAAAAGGTATTGTTGTAGAAGAATGTTTTTATCACATGTAGAAGTTTTTGAAGAAGAAGTTGTTAGATTTTCTTATCAATTTGGAAAAGGGGTGAAAAAAATTGGAGAAACAAACAATTATTAA